The DNA region TTAGCTATTGAAGAAGGAGATAGACTTTTAGATATAGGGGCAGGCACCGGGTCTATATCCATAGAAGCTGCTCTACATGGAGCAGAAGTTTGGGCTATAGAAATGAAAAGAGACGGTATAGAATTAATAAATAAAAATAAAAGTAAATTTGAAGTAAATATTAATGTAATTGAGGGACAAGCGCCAGTAGACCTACCTAATGTTAAATTTAACAAATGCTTTATAGGGGGTAGTGGAGGCAATTTAGAAGAAATATTCTATTATTTAGATGAAAACCTTGAATCTAAGGGAGTTATTTGTGGGAACTTTATTACACTTAAAAACTTACACCAATTTATAGATCTACTCAATAAGTATAAATATGATGATATAGAAACACAGCTAATTCAAACATCCTATATGGATAAAATAGGATTAATGAAGGGAAATAATCCAATATTTATAATAAAAGGAGTGAAAAGATGATGATTAGCTTCATAGGTGCTGGACCGGGAAATGTCGATCTAATAACAGTAAAGGGAAGAAGGTTATTAGAGGAAGCAGATGTTGTTATATATGCAGGAAGCCTAGTGTCAAAAGAGCATCTAAACTTTTGCAAAGAAGGATGCAAGTTTTATAATAGCGCATCAATGACACTAGAAGAAGTTATAGAAACTATGGAAACATCACTTAAAAATAGTCTTAAAGTAGTTAGGCTCCATACTGGAGACCCTAGTATTTATGGAGCAATAAGAGAGCAAATGGATATGTTGGATAAAAACAGAATATCCTACGAAGTGGTACCAGGGGTCAGCTCTTTTACAGCTGCCTGCTCTTCTATAAGGAAAGAGTTTACACTACCCGATGTGAGTCAAACTATAATATTAACTAGGATTGAAGGAAGGACTCCTGTTCCTAAGGAAGAGGATCTTGAAAAATTAGCTGCCCACAAGGCATCTATGGCGATATTTTTATCTGTTCAGGAAATGGATAGAGTAGTAGAAAAGTTGATAAAAGGATATGGAAGA from Alkaliphilus flagellatus includes:
- the cbiT gene encoding precorrin-6Y C5,15-methyltransferase (decarboxylating) subunit CbiT, which encodes MKWIKDEEFIRGNIPMTKFNIRVLTIGYLAIEEGDRLLDIGAGTGSISIEAALHGAEVWAIEMKRDGIELINKNKSKFEVNINVIEGQAPVDLPNVKFNKCFIGGSGGNLEEIFYYLDENLESKGVICGNFITLKNLHQFIDLLNKYKYDDIETQLIQTSYMDKIGLMKGNNPIFIIKGVKR
- the cobM gene encoding precorrin-4 C(11)-methyltransferase, coding for MISFIGAGPGNVDLITVKGRRLLEEADVVIYAGSLVSKEHLNFCKEGCKFYNSASMTLEEVIETMETSLKNSLKVVRLHTGDPSIYGAIREQMDMLDKNRISYEVVPGVSSFTAACSSIRKEFTLPDVSQTIILTRIEGRTPVPKEEDLEKLAAHKASMAIFLSVQEMDRVVEKLIKGYGRDDVPVAVVYKATWEDEKIILGTLKDIEEKVENEGINKMAQILVGDFIDSNYSRSKLYDPTFSHEYRSASK